The following DNA comes from Pseudodesulfovibrio alkaliphilus.
AGCGGCCTGACCAGGGAGGAGCTGGCCCGCCCCCTCATCGGCGTGTGCAACAGCGCCAACGAGATTATCCCGGGTCATGTCCATCTCCACACCATAGCCAAAGCCGTCAAGGACGGCGTCCGCATGGCAGGCGGCACCCCCCTGGAATTTCCGGCCATCGGCGTGTGCGACGGGCTGGCCATGAACCACGAGGGAATGCGCATGTCCCTGCCCAGCCGCGAGATCATCGCCGACTCGGTGGAAATCATGGCCACGGCCCATCCCTTCGACGCCCTGGTCTGCATCACCAACTGCGACAAGATCGTGCCCGGCATGCTCATGGCCATCCTGCGCCTGAACATACCGGCCGTCATCGTCTCGGGCGGCCCCATGCTGGCGGGCCGCAGGAAGAGCGCGGACCTGATCACGGTCTTCGAGGGCGTGGGGCGTGTCAGAACCGGGGCCATGGACGAGGCAGAACTGGCCGCCCTGGAGGAGACCGCCTGCCCCACCTGCGGCTCGTGCGCAGGCATGTTCACGGCCAACTCCATGAACTGTCTGTCCGAGTCCATCGGTCTGGCCCTGCCGGGCAACGGCACCATTCCGGCAGTGATGTCGGCCAGGGTTCGGCTGGCCAAGCGGAGCGGAATGCAGGTCATGGAAATGCTCGAGCGCAACATCCGTCCACGCGACATCGTCACGGAAAAATCCGTGCATAACGCCGTGACCATGGACATGGCCCTTGGCTGCTCCACCAACACCACCCTGCACCTGCCCGCCCTCTTTGCCGAGGCAGGACTGGATTTGCACCTTGAAATGTTCAACGAGATCAGCAAGAAGACGCCCAACCTCTGCAAGCTCTCCCCGGCCGGGCCGCACTACATAGAGGATCTCAACGAGGCGGGCGGCATCCCCGGCGTCATGAGCGAGCTGGTCAAGCGCGACCTGCTCCACCTCGACGTGATGACCGTCACCGGCAAGACCCTGGGCGAGAACCTCAAGGAGCTTGATGCCAAGGTCCTCAACCATGACATTGTCCGGTCCGTGGACGCCCCTTATTCCGAAGAGGGCGGCATCGCCATCCTCTACGGCAACATCGCGCCCGAGGGGTGCTGCGTGAAGCAGTCGGCCGTGGCCCCGGAGATGATGGTCAACACCGGCACTGCCAGGGTCTTCCACTCCGAGGAGGAAAGCGTGCAGGCCATTATGGGCGGCGAGATCAAGGCTGGAGACGTGGTGGTGGTTC
Coding sequences within:
- the ilvD gene encoding dihydroxy-acid dehydratase — encoded protein: MRSKIMTAGLEKAPHRSLLHASGLTREELARPLIGVCNSANEIIPGHVHLHTIAKAVKDGVRMAGGTPLEFPAIGVCDGLAMNHEGMRMSLPSREIIADSVEIMATAHPFDALVCITNCDKIVPGMLMAILRLNIPAVIVSGGPMLAGRRKSADLITVFEGVGRVRTGAMDEAELAALEETACPTCGSCAGMFTANSMNCLSESIGLALPGNGTIPAVMSARVRLAKRSGMQVMEMLERNIRPRDIVTEKSVHNAVTMDMALGCSTNTTLHLPALFAEAGLDLHLEMFNEISKKTPNLCKLSPAGPHYIEDLNEAGGIPGVMSELVKRDLLHLDVMTVTGKTLGENLKELDAKVLNHDIVRSVDAPYSEEGGIAILYGNIAPEGCCVKQSAVAPEMMVNTGTARVFHSEEESVQAIMGGEIKAGDVVVVLYEGPRGGPGMREMLTPTSAIAGMGLGESVALITDGRFSGGTRGAAIGHVSPEAAAGGPVGLIRDGDKIAIDIPARSITLLVDDAELEKRRSTFKPVVKEIASPFLRRYAKLVTSASRGAVFER